Proteins from one Mycobacterium adipatum genomic window:
- a CDS encoding NAD-glutamate dehydrogenase, with the protein MSQDAMTRLTYAYVETHHGPHGGAPAPDSAVTAPIERGPATKVTPELLAAHTAVGHRRLPGETLVAVYPADEPGGFGPAIQVVTDYSAMLMDSVTVLLHRLGVGYAWVMNPVLRARRGSDGELLALAPASDPDAPDGFDEMWIHVRLSSTADPAAVTEMVELLPSVLADARQVAADSAALNATLIGLANALDSDHAGHFAGPDRRDVAALLHWLGDGHFVLLGYQRCAVHNGQATVDAASRLGVLKLRTDVLPQLTEAEDLLVLAQATMPSFLRYGAYPYIVVVRENPAGPASNQAIEHRFVGLFTVAAMNANVLEIPLISRRVDETLAQSHSDPSHPGQLMLDVIQTIPRSELFALHTPDLLEMARAVVDLGSLRRTLLFLRADQLGHFVSALVYLPRDRYTTAVRLAIQDILVRELGGVSIDYAARVSESPWAVVHFTVKMPDGSQRSDVDTSSDNEVRIQHLLTEAARTWADRLIGSVKTESISLADAEYYAGAFPEIYKQAFDPQAAIKDIAIIEELQDNSVQLVFRDGGAERVDLLTWYLGGRSASLSELLPMLQCMGVVVLEERPFSVTRPDGLVVWIYQFMVSPHPSIPAISDADIDDVAKRFADTVTAIWHGRAEIDHFNELVLRAGLTWQQVTILRGYAKYLRQAGFPYSQAFVEGVLNGNPGTARSLVQLFEALFTPEADVVDAGRKLDAQAAAAAVAADIDALVSLDTDRVLRAFAGLIQATLRTNYFVDSPDSARAQNVLSYKLNPGLIDELPLPRPRFEIFVYSPRVEGVHLRFGFVARGGLRWSDRREDFRTEILGLVKAQAVKNAVIVPVGAKGGFVVKSPPMPTGDAAADRDATRAEGVACYRLFISGLLDLTDNVDKSSGAVVTPARVVRRDGDDAYLVVAADKGTATFSDIANDVAQSYGFWLGDAFASGGSVGYDHKAMGITAKGAWESVKRHFREIGVDTQSQDFTVVGVGDMSGDVFGNGMLLSPHIRLIAAFDHRDIFLDPNPDAATSFAERERMFALPRSSWADYDRALISEGGGVYSRQQKSIPISPQVRHALGLPDGVEEMTPPALMKAVLLAPVDLFWNGGIGTYVKAETEADADVGDRANDAIRVNGNQLRVKVIGEGGNLGITQRGRIEFDLSGGRINTDALDNSAGVDCSDHEVNIKILIDSLVTAGKVSADERTPLLMSMTDDVGRLVLADNIDQNDLMGTSRANAPSLLQVHSRQIKEFVTERGLNRELEALPSEKEILRRHELGIGLTSPELATLMAHVKLALKDELLRTDLPDQEVFAARLPQYFPIQLRDRFTAEIRSHQLRREIATTMLVNDLVDTSGITYAYRMTEDTGVGPVDAVRSYVATDAIFGIGEIWEGIKAAGRSGIPCAVTDRMTLDLRRVIDRAGRWLINYRPQPLAVGAEINRFAEKVALLSPQMSKWLRGDDKAIVAKESGEFEAQGVPKELAYTVATGLYRYSLLDVIDIADIADRDAAEVADAYFALMDHLGIDGLLTAISQLDRDDRWHSLARLAIRDDIYGSLRALCFDVLAVGEPDETGEQKIEEWELTNSSRVDRAQRTLNEIHTEGQRDLATLSVAARQIRSMTRTTGTGTSG; encoded by the coding sequence ATGAGTCAGGACGCGATGACGCGGCTGACTTACGCCTACGTCGAGACCCACCACGGTCCGCACGGTGGCGCACCGGCGCCCGATAGCGCGGTCACCGCGCCGATCGAGCGTGGCCCCGCGACGAAGGTGACACCGGAGCTGCTGGCCGCCCACACCGCGGTCGGTCACCGTCGGCTGCCGGGGGAAACCCTGGTGGCGGTGTATCCGGCGGACGAGCCGGGCGGCTTCGGCCCGGCCATCCAGGTCGTCACCGACTACAGCGCGATGCTGATGGATTCGGTGACCGTTCTGCTGCACCGTCTCGGTGTCGGCTACGCGTGGGTGATGAATCCGGTGCTGCGGGCACGGCGGGGTTCCGACGGTGAGCTGCTGGCACTCGCGCCGGCCTCGGATCCGGACGCCCCCGACGGGTTCGACGAGATGTGGATCCACGTCCGGCTGTCCTCGACCGCCGATCCCGCGGCGGTGACCGAGATGGTGGAGCTGTTGCCCTCGGTGCTGGCCGACGCCCGCCAGGTCGCCGCCGATTCGGCGGCGCTGAACGCGACGCTCATCGGGTTGGCCAACGCGCTGGACTCCGATCACGCCGGGCACTTCGCGGGCCCGGACCGCCGCGATGTGGCCGCGCTGCTGCATTGGCTCGGTGACGGGCATTTCGTGCTGCTGGGTTACCAGCGGTGCGCGGTGCACAACGGCCAGGCCACCGTCGACGCGGCCAGCAGGCTGGGTGTTCTCAAATTGCGCACCGATGTGCTGCCGCAGCTGACCGAGGCCGAGGATCTGCTGGTGCTCGCGCAGGCCACCATGCCCAGCTTCCTTCGCTACGGCGCCTACCCCTACATCGTCGTGGTTCGAGAGAACCCGGCCGGCCCGGCGTCCAACCAGGCCATCGAACACCGCTTCGTCGGACTGTTCACGGTGGCCGCGATGAATGCCAACGTGCTGGAGATCCCGCTGATCTCGCGACGGGTGGACGAGACGCTGGCGCAGTCGCATTCCGATCCCAGCCATCCCGGGCAGTTGATGCTCGATGTCATCCAGACCATCCCGCGCTCCGAGTTGTTCGCGCTGCACACCCCGGATCTGCTCGAGATGGCAAGAGCGGTAGTTGATCTGGGCTCGCTGCGCCGCACTCTGCTGTTCCTGCGCGCCGACCAGCTGGGCCACTTCGTCTCGGCGCTGGTGTACCTGCCACGTGACCGCTACACCACCGCGGTCCGGTTGGCGATACAGGACATCCTGGTCCGCGAGCTGGGCGGAGTCAGCATCGATTACGCCGCCAGGGTGAGTGAATCACCTTGGGCGGTGGTGCATTTCACGGTCAAAATGCCCGACGGGTCGCAGCGGTCGGATGTCGACACCTCGTCGGACAACGAGGTCAGGATCCAGCACCTGCTCACCGAGGCCGCCCGGACCTGGGCGGACCGCTTGATCGGCTCGGTCAAGACCGAGTCGATCAGCCTGGCCGATGCCGAGTACTACGCCGGCGCGTTCCCCGAGATCTACAAGCAGGCCTTCGACCCGCAGGCGGCCATCAAAGACATCGCGATCATCGAAGAGCTGCAGGACAACTCGGTCCAACTGGTGTTTCGCGACGGCGGCGCTGAGCGCGTCGACCTGCTGACCTGGTATTTGGGCGGCCGGTCGGCTTCGCTGTCCGAACTCCTCCCGATGTTGCAGTGCATGGGTGTGGTGGTGCTCGAAGAGCGACCGTTCAGCGTCACCCGACCAGACGGTCTGGTGGTGTGGATCTATCAGTTCATGGTGTCCCCGCACCCGTCCATCCCCGCCATCTCCGACGCCGATATCGATGACGTGGCCAAGCGGTTCGCCGATACGGTGACCGCGATCTGGCACGGCCGGGCCGAGATCGACCATTTCAACGAACTGGTGTTGCGCGCCGGGCTGACCTGGCAGCAGGTCACCATCCTGCGCGGTTACGCAAAGTACCTGCGCCAAGCCGGATTTCCGTACAGCCAGGCCTTTGTCGAGGGCGTGCTCAACGGTAATCCCGGGACCGCGCGGTCCTTGGTGCAGCTGTTCGAGGCGCTGTTCACCCCGGAGGCCGACGTCGTCGACGCCGGCCGGAAGCTCGACGCCCAGGCTGCTGCCGCCGCCGTCGCCGCCGATATCGACGCCTTGGTCAGCCTGGACACCGATCGGGTGCTGCGGGCCTTCGCCGGGCTGATCCAGGCGACCCTGCGCACCAACTATTTCGTGGACAGCCCGGACTCGGCACGCGCCCAGAATGTGTTGTCCTACAAGCTCAATCCGGGGCTCATCGACGAACTGCCGTTGCCGCGGCCGCGATTCGAGATCTTCGTGTACTCACCCCGCGTCGAGGGTGTGCACCTGCGATTCGGGTTCGTCGCCCGCGGTGGTCTGCGCTGGTCGGACCGCCGTGAGGACTTCCGCACCGAGATCCTGGGCCTGGTCAAGGCGCAGGCCGTGAAGAACGCCGTGATCGTCCCGGTCGGCGCGAAGGGTGGCTTCGTGGTCAAGTCACCGCCGATGCCCACCGGTGACGCCGCGGCCGACCGCGACGCCACCCGCGCCGAAGGCGTGGCCTGCTATCGGCTGTTCATCTCCGGGCTGCTCGACCTGACCGACAATGTCGACAAGTCCAGCGGGGCGGTGGTGACTCCCGCGCGCGTCGTGCGTCGTGACGGGGACGACGCCTACCTGGTGGTGGCCGCCGACAAGGGCACCGCCACCTTCTCCGATATCGCCAACGACGTGGCCCAGTCCTACGGTTTCTGGCTGGGAGACGCCTTCGCCTCCGGCGGGTCGGTGGGATATGACCACAAGGCCATGGGCATCACCGCCAAGGGTGCCTGGGAATCGGTGAAACGGCATTTCCGCGAGATCGGGGTCGACACCCAGTCCCAGGACTTCACCGTTGTCGGTGTCGGCGATATGAGCGGCGACGTGTTCGGCAACGGCATGCTGCTGTCCCCGCACATCCGGCTGATCGCGGCCTTCGACCACCGCGACATCTTCCTGGACCCCAACCCGGATGCCGCGACGTCCTTCGCCGAACGTGAACGCATGTTCGCCCTGCCGCGATCCAGTTGGGCCGACTATGACCGCGCCCTGATCAGCGAGGGCGGCGGCGTCTACAGCCGGCAGCAGAAATCGATCCCGATCAGCCCACAGGTGCGCCACGCCCTGGGCCTGCCCGACGGTGTCGAGGAGATGACCCCGCCCGCGCTGATGAAGGCGGTGCTGCTGGCCCCGGTCGACCTGTTCTGGAACGGCGGTATCGGGACCTACGTGAAGGCCGAGACCGAGGCGGACGCCGATGTCGGCGACCGCGCCAATGACGCCATCCGGGTCAACGGAAACCAGTTGCGGGTCAAGGTGATCGGTGAGGGCGGCAACCTCGGCATCACCCAGCGCGGCCGCATCGAATTCGACCTGTCCGGCGGCCGGATCAACACCGACGCGCTGGACAACTCCGCGGGTGTGGACTGTTCCGACCACGAGGTCAACATCAAGATCCTGATCGACTCGCTGGTGACGGCGGGCAAGGTGAGTGCCGACGAGCGGACCCCGCTGCTGATGTCGATGACCGATGACGTGGGCCGGCTGGTGCTCGCCGACAACATCGACCAGAACGACCTGATGGGGACCAGCCGCGCCAACGCACCCAGCCTGCTGCAGGTGCACTCCCGCCAGATCAAGGAGTTCGTCACCGAGCGGGGGCTCAATCGCGAGCTGGAGGCGCTGCCGTCGGAGAAGGAGATCCTGCGCCGCCACGAGCTCGGGATCGGTTTGACCTCACCGGAACTGGCGACGCTGATGGCCCACGTCAAGTTGGCGCTCAAGGACGAACTGCTGCGCACCGACCTGCCCGACCAGGAGGTGTTCGCGGCGCGCCTGCCGCAGTATTTCCCGATCCAGCTGCGGGACCGGTTCACCGCCGAGATCCGATCCCATCAGCTGCGGCGCGAGATCGCCACCACGATGCTGGTCAACGACCTGGTGGACACCAGCGGCATCACCTATGCCTACCGGATGACCGAGGACACCGGAGTCGGCCCGGTCGACGCGGTGCGCAGCTATGTCGCCACCGACGCCATCTTCGGCATCGGGGAGATCTGGGAGGGCATCAAGGCTGCCGGACGATCCGGGATTCCGTGCGCGGTGACCGATCGGATGACGTTGGATCTGCGCCGGGTCATCGACCGGGCCGGTCGCTGGCTGATCAATTACCGCCCGCAGCCGCTGGCGGTCGGCGCCGAGATCAACCGGTTCGCGGAGAAGGTCGCCCTGCTGTCGCCGCAGATGTCGAAGTGGCTGCGTGGTGACGACAAGGCGATCGTGGCCAAGGAGTCCGGCGAGTTCGAAGCCCAGGGTGTGCCCAAGGAATTGGCTTACACCGTGGCCACCGGTCTCTACCGTTACAGCCTGCTCGACGTCATCGACATCGCCGATATCGCCGACCGGGACGCCGCCGAGGTCGCCGATGCGTACTTCGCGTTGATGGACCATCTCGGTATCGATGGTCTGCTCACCGCGATCTCGCAGCTGGATCGCGATGACCGGTGGCATTCGTTGGCACGCTTGGCGATCCGCGACGACATCTACGGTTCGCTGCGAGCGTTGTGCTTCGACGTGCTCGCCGTGGGCGAGCCGGACGAGACCGGCGAGCAGAAGATCGAGGAGTGGGAGCTGACCAACAGTTCCCGCGTCGACCGTGCACAACGGACGTTGAACGAGATTCACACCGAGGGGCAGCGGGACCTCGCGACACTGTCGGTCGCGGCCCGCCAGATCCGCAGCATGACGCGAACGACAGGAACGGGAACAAGTGGCTGA
- a CDS encoding globin, which yields MGAVTQPQRSFYDEVGGHATFAAIVARFYELVREDEILLPLYPEDDIDGAEERLRLFLEQYWGGPRTYSDQRGHPRLRMRHAPFRIGYLERDAWLRCMHTAVASIDSDTLDDAHRRALLDYLQMAADSMVNSAF from the coding sequence ATGGGTGCGGTGACCCAGCCGCAACGCTCGTTCTATGACGAAGTCGGAGGCCACGCCACGTTCGCCGCGATCGTGGCGCGGTTCTACGAGCTGGTGCGCGAGGACGAGATCCTGCTGCCGCTGTACCCCGAGGACGATATCGACGGCGCCGAGGAGCGGCTCCGGTTGTTCCTGGAGCAGTACTGGGGTGGCCCGCGCACCTACTCCGACCAGCGCGGACACCCGCGGCTGCGGATGCGCCACGCACCGTTTCGGATCGGCTACCTGGAGCGGGACGCCTGGTTGCGCTGCATGCACACCGCGGTCGCGTCCATCGACTCGGACACCCTCGACGACGCGCACCGCCGGGCGCTGCTGGACTATCTGCAGATGGCTGCCGATTCGATGGTGAACTCGGCGTTCTGA
- a CDS encoding acyl-CoA thioesterase, translating to MAERFTTPVPVRWSDIDMYQHVNHATMVTILEEARVPFLHEPFVNDIDTIGLLIAEVNVKYKGQVRLMDSPLQVTIWVSRLRTVDFNLGYEVRSVHADPDSKPAVIGETQLVAFNIAEQKLVRLLPHHREYLQRFQR from the coding sequence GTGGCTGAGCGTTTCACCACACCGGTGCCGGTGCGCTGGTCGGATATCGACATGTACCAGCACGTCAATCACGCCACCATGGTCACGATTCTCGAAGAGGCGCGGGTGCCGTTTCTGCACGAGCCGTTCGTGAACGACATCGACACGATCGGCCTGCTGATCGCCGAAGTCAACGTCAAGTACAAGGGGCAGGTGCGGTTGATGGATTCGCCGCTGCAGGTGACCATCTGGGTGAGCCGGCTGCGGACGGTGGACTTCAACCTCGGCTACGAGGTGCGGTCGGTGCACGCCGACCCGGACTCCAAGCCGGCGGTCATCGGGGAGACGCAGCTGGTGGCGTTCAACATTGCCGAGCAGAAGCTGGTGCGGCTGCTGCCGCATCACCGCGAGTATCTCCAGCGCTTCCAGCGGTGA
- a CDS encoding HNH endonuclease codes for MSQRKKSPARRQGYRFPTAVADSAGAHCSQVAEVPPAAHQGSVWGRRRVLLLNSTYEPLTALPMRRAVIMLMCGKADVVHDDPSGPVIHSAHRTIVVPSVIRLRTFVRVPYRARIPMTRAALMHRDRFRCAYCGQKADTVDHVVPRSRGGEHSWENCVAACSSCNHRKADRTLAELGWSLHAVPMPPKGQHWRLLSSVKELDPAWVRYLGEGAA; via the coding sequence ATGTCGCAGCGCAAAAAGAGCCCTGCCCGACGACAGGGCTACCGATTCCCCACGGCCGTGGCCGATTCTGCCGGCGCGCACTGCTCACAAGTCGCCGAGGTTCCACCCGCCGCCCACCAGGGTTCGGTCTGGGGGCGGCGCCGGGTGCTGTTGCTCAATTCCACCTACGAACCGCTCACCGCGCTGCCGATGCGCCGGGCTGTCATCATGCTGATGTGCGGTAAGGCCGACGTCGTGCATGACGACCCGTCCGGGCCGGTCATCCATTCGGCGCACCGCACCATCGTGGTGCCCTCGGTGATCCGGTTGCGCACCTTCGTCCGGGTGCCGTATCGCGCCCGCATCCCGATGACCCGCGCCGCCCTCATGCACCGCGACCGGTTCCGCTGCGCGTACTGCGGGCAGAAGGCCGACACCGTGGACCATGTGGTGCCGCGCAGTCGCGGTGGTGAGCACTCCTGGGAGAACTGCGTCGCGGCGTGCTCGTCGTGCAACCACCGCAAGGCCGACCGGACGCTGGCCGAGCTCGGCTGGTCGCTGCACGCGGTACCGATGCCGCCCAAGGGACAGCACTGGCGGCTGTTGTCGTCGGTGAAGGAATTGGACCCGGCGTGGGTCAGATATCTGGGCGAGGGCGCGGCGTGA
- a CDS encoding HNH endonuclease, translating into MAVNNSRRARAARRRTRRVKAVVNDLTDAQWAAIREAWGGCAYCGVTDKPMQRDCVMAISRGGRYTVENVVPACAACNASKCNEEVTHWMRRKRLDERTFLMRYVEIRAAMTLPAL; encoded by the coding sequence GTGGCCGTCAACAACTCGCGCAGAGCCCGCGCCGCCCGGCGGCGCACCCGCCGGGTCAAGGCCGTCGTCAACGACCTCACCGACGCGCAGTGGGCTGCGATCCGGGAGGCCTGGGGCGGCTGCGCCTACTGCGGGGTGACCGACAAGCCCATGCAGCGCGACTGCGTCATGGCGATCTCCCGCGGCGGCCGGTACACGGTGGAGAATGTGGTGCCCGCGTGCGCGGCCTGCAACGCCAGCAAGTGCAATGAGGAAGTCACGCACTGGATGCGACGCAAGCGGCTCGACGAGCGGACATTCCTGATGCGGTACGTGGAGATCCGCGCGGCGATGACGCTTCCTGCCCTCTGA
- a CDS encoding DUF5130 domain-containing protein, translating into MASGSHTNEIARTTTDVDLPYGYALTSSGRISGVTEPGELSVHYPFSVKDLVALDNALKFGSRYAKARFAVYIGDLGADTAATAREILAKVPTPDNAVLFAISPNQKAIEVVYGAEVKGRGIETAAPLGISAALGSLRDGNLIDALVSAVNVTSAAVSPH; encoded by the coding sequence GTGGCAAGTGGTAGCCATACCAACGAGATCGCCAGGACGACGACCGACGTCGACCTGCCCTACGGTTACGCGCTGACCTCCAGCGGCCGGATCTCGGGTGTCACCGAGCCCGGCGAGCTGTCGGTGCACTACCCGTTCTCGGTCAAGGACCTGGTCGCCCTCGACAATGCGCTGAAGTTCGGTTCGCGCTATGCGAAGGCCCGGTTCGCGGTGTACATCGGCGATCTCGGTGCCGACACCGCGGCCACCGCCCGCGAGATCCTGGCCAAGGTCCCGACCCCGGACAATGCCGTGCTGTTCGCGATCTCGCCGAACCAGAAGGCCATCGAGGTCGTCTACGGCGCCGAGGTGAAGGGCCGCGGTATCGAGACCGCCGCACCGCTGGGCATCTCGGCCGCACTGGGCTCGCTGCGCGATGGCAACCTGATCGACGCTCTGGTCAGCGCCGTCAACGTCACCTCCGCGGCAGTCTCGCCGCACTGA
- a CDS encoding glycoside hydrolase family 13 protein, whose protein sequence is MAPPIPGRSARPQWWSRAVFYQVYPRSFADSNGDGVGDLDGITERLDHLSDLGVQALWLNPVMVSPMADHGYDVSDPRDIDPLFGDLAALDRLLAAAHARGIRVTMDLVPNHVSSAHPWFVAALADPTHRDRFIFRDGGGPDGSEPPNNWVSIFGGPAWTRVPDGQWYLHLFDAAQPDLNWEHPEVFDDIEKTLRFWLDRGVDGFRIDVAHGMAKPATLPDMDLTENELLRNKADDPRFDNDAVHDIHRFIRTVLDDYPDAVTVGEIWVHGNEQFAKYLRPDELHLGFNFHLVQTDYDAAGIRAAIDNSLDAAALAGAAPTWTLSNHDVPREVSRYGNGAAGLRRARAMALVKLALPGTVFIYNGAELGLPNVELPDDVLQDPVWERSGRAERGRDGCRVPLPWSGSAPPFGFSSTPDTWLPIPADWKALTVEAQRDDPDSTLTLYRRAIALRTGRAEFAGDTVEWLGDSTFRRPGGLVCAFNAGAVPVTLPAGEVLLTSGPLKDGLLPPDTAAWLVSA, encoded by the coding sequence ATGGCGCCGCCCATCCCCGGTCGCTCCGCTCGCCCCCAGTGGTGGTCGCGGGCGGTGTTCTATCAGGTCTATCCCCGCTCGTTCGCCGACAGCAACGGCGACGGCGTCGGCGACCTGGACGGCATCACCGAGCGGCTGGACCATCTGAGCGACCTCGGGGTCCAGGCGTTGTGGCTCAACCCGGTCATGGTGTCACCGATGGCCGACCACGGCTACGACGTCTCCGATCCCCGCGATATCGATCCCCTGTTCGGTGATCTCGCGGCGCTGGACCGACTGCTCGCGGCCGCGCACGCGCGCGGCATCCGGGTCACCATGGACCTGGTTCCCAACCATGTCAGCAGCGCGCACCCCTGGTTCGTGGCGGCGCTCGCCGACCCGACGCACCGGGACCGGTTCATCTTCCGGGATGGCGGCGGCCCGGACGGTTCGGAGCCCCCGAACAACTGGGTGTCGATCTTTGGCGGGCCGGCCTGGACCCGGGTGCCCGACGGGCAGTGGTACCTGCACCTGTTCGACGCCGCCCAGCCCGACCTGAACTGGGAGCACCCCGAGGTCTTCGACGATATCGAGAAGACGCTGCGGTTCTGGCTGGACCGCGGGGTGGACGGGTTCCGCATCGATGTCGCGCACGGGATGGCCAAACCGGCGACGCTGCCGGATATGGATCTGACCGAGAACGAGCTGCTGCGCAACAAGGCCGATGACCCACGCTTCGACAACGACGCCGTGCACGACATCCACCGGTTCATCCGCACCGTGCTCGACGACTACCCGGACGCTGTCACCGTCGGCGAGATCTGGGTGCACGGCAACGAACAGTTCGCCAAATATCTGCGCCCCGACGAACTGCACCTGGGCTTCAACTTCCACTTGGTGCAGACCGACTACGACGCCGCCGGCATCCGGGCGGCCATCGACAACTCGCTCGATGCGGCGGCGCTCGCCGGCGCGGCACCGACCTGGACGCTGTCGAACCACGATGTGCCGCGCGAGGTCAGCCGGTACGGCAACGGTGCCGCCGGGCTGCGGCGGGCGCGCGCGATGGCACTGGTCAAACTGGCCCTGCCGGGCACCGTGTTCATCTACAACGGAGCCGAACTGGGGCTGCCCAATGTCGAGCTGCCCGACGACGTGCTGCAGGATCCGGTCTGGGAGCGCTCTGGGCGGGCCGAGCGTGGCCGCGACGGGTGCCGGGTTCCCTTGCCGTGGAGCGGATCTGCGCCGCCATTCGGGTTCTCCTCGACACCGGACACCTGGTTGCCGATACCCGCGGACTGGAAGGCGCTGACCGTCGAGGCCCAGCGGGACGACCCCGATTCGACGCTGACGCTCTACCGGCGGGCCATCGCGTTACGCACCGGGCGTGCCGAATTCGCCGGCGACACCGTCGAATGGCTGGGCGACTCGACGTTCCGGCGGCCGGGTGGATTGGTGTGTGCGTTCAACGCGGGTGCCGTGCCCGTCACGCTTCCGGCCGGCGAGGTGCTGCTGACCAGTGGGCCGCTGAAAGACGGGCTGTTGCCGCCCGATACCGCGGCTTGGTTGGTGTCAGCGTAG